The following proteins are co-located in the Cryptosporidium parvum Iowa II chromosome 6, whole genome shotgun sequence genome:
- a CDS encoding hypothetical protein (dre2p/CG4180 homolog; family specific Znribbon), translated as MTQLIITHQSDSKLEESEVFLSELNRIKKEEDKFGKFSSLSDLRAIVKKGEFRIVSIYLSSGSILGEIFTFEFLKEFYGVLDFGSVLKVNILALDSIDKVKAFERNLLFSGFIKVKKLKGDGLNSSDSDFEIVIKAEKPSWKPEEGKVLVDDIDLEGSVPDIKNYVPLGQGKESCKSKERACNNCNCGRADLEKEIGVEAARKVYQEKVETGTARSSCGNCYLGDAFRCSGCPYKGMPAFKPGEKVSLANAEGDANDHTVDMNLIHEEKVDLITTTFDDDGSGVNNVQSKGGVLKLNI; from the coding sequence ATGACTCAGTTAATAATTACTCATCAAAGTGATAGTAAATTAGAGGAGAGTGAGGTATTTTTGTCAGAGCTGAATAGAATTAAGAAGGAAGAGGATAAATTTGGAAAGTTTTCATCCTTATCTGATTTAAGAGCTATTGTAAAGAAGGGAGAATTTAGAATTGTATCCATTTATTTATCATCAGGATCAATTTTGGGTGAAATCTTtacatttgaatttttgaaaGAGTTTTATGGGGTGTTGGATTTTGGATCAGTTTTAAAAGTGAATATATTGGCTCTAGACTCTATTGATAAAGTTAAAGCCTTTGAAAGgaatttgttattttcTGGGTTTATTAAGgtaaaaaaattgaaggGTGATGGATTAAATTCATCTGATAGTGATTTTGAGATAGTTATTAAAGCTGAAAAGCCCAGTTGGAAACCTGAAGAAGGTAAAGTACTTGTTGATGATATTGACTTAGAGGGTTCTGTACCAGATATCAAGAATTATGTTCCTCTTGGACAAGGAAAAGAAAGTTGTAAGTCAAAAGAAAGAGCCTGTAACAACTGTAATTGTGGAAGAGCTGATCTTGAGAAGGAAATTGGAGTTGAAGCTGCAAGAAAGGTATATCAGGAGAAAGTTGAGACAGGTACAGCTCGCTCAAGTTGTGGCAATTGTTACTTAGGTGATGCTTTCAGATGTTCTGGATGTCCCTATAAGGGAATGCCAGCGTTCAAACCTGGAGAGAAGGTTAGTTTAGCAAATGCTGAGGGGGATGCTAATGATCATACTGTTGATATGAATTTAATACATGAAGAAAAAGTCGATTTAATTACAACTACTTTTGATGATGATGGTTCTGGAGTTAATAATGTCCAAAGCAAAGGAGGAGTTTTGAAGCTTAATATTTAG
- a CDS encoding coiled coil protein (possible conservation in plasmodium), which translates to MSSNAFRPFGQNSMRRTTGFRDNSENGDLNSQDVVMTSFSIGQNKTQSPTHFATSSLLMKGGNSNNINNTSNAWAYSSSRGGNSQRGANAVGTSSMTGNMSSAAASSSKGRSISDSRREGLKTILTFLSKRGYPNQINPKTLNSPTRALYLEVLQFIISQYDPRIKISKPDDEIPRFFKDIGYPITINKTTIIAPGAPNTWPQHIAAMTWLCELLDYEQAVFPHLNYSKDGEFGGYMADTSLTSTLSNIFQHANSNVANGFPNFEGNNNNLDSSKLLSQTLNRRLSESYKLFLNGQNDGGLLNETLEAYCRERKNQAQQALEKKKHELEQMNMEIQKINHELQEGELLLQRNHTLSQDLLKMEHAVGQCQNSIRQMENSCNDTENILNIKKKELRDIEDEIEKLQKRIANQGIQRDDVSRVYQDMKVKRQTIRNLRTERENTEKENWEIELSIEEHSTNLYNLSRAWNSIYQEITNITSNDIRTNEVCSFNLLQPLSLNISYSGSNDKSQGVDGIIGQNWSNMKHSCKRCIVEVEMWKRKLKTQEVQFSEIMKSTKDTIIQKKQACDALEKKIKNLDGDLSVCDKREMRQLEQIQEKVKSYKAEFERNKDEALKRLEKAKSRIIQLEQQSNLQESHSRNEIIQCKQVIQSDAEAIFKLKEYIIQNLSNSLNSISNLKNQVKLRNNSKLIEVEKWKK; encoded by the coding sequence ATGTCGAGTAATGCTTTTCGTCCTTTTGGCCAAAATTCAATGAGAAGAACAACAGGGTTTAGAGATAATTCAGAGAATGGAGATCTTAATAGCCAAGATGTTGTAATGACATCGTTTTCTATAGGGCAAAATAAGACTCAATCACCTACACATTTTGCCACgtcatcattattaatgaaaggtggcaatagtaataatataaataatacaagTAATGCTTGGGCATATTCATCATCTAGAGGTGGAAATTCTCAAAGGGGAGCAAATGCAGTAGGAACATCTTCAATGACTGGAAATATGAGCTCAGCAGCAGCGTCATCATCAAAAGGGAGAAGTATTTCAGATAGCAGAAGAGAAGGATTGAAGACAATATTAACATTTTTGAGTAAGAGAGGATATCCAAATCAGATTAATCcaaaaactttaaatagTCCAACTAGAGCATTATATTTAGAAGTTTtacaatttattataagCCAGTATGATCcaagaataaaaatatctaAGCCAGATGATGAGATTCCAAGGTTCTTTAAAGATATAGGATATcctattactattaataaaacaaCTATTATTGCACCTGGAGCTCCAAATACTTGGCCACAACACATTGCAGCAATGACATGGCTCTGCGAGTTATTAGATTATGAACAAGCTGTCTTCCCacatttgaattatagCAAAGATGGAGAATTTGGTGGTTATATGGCAGATACATCTCTAACAAGTACTTTGtctaatatttttcagCATGCAAATTCAAATGTTGCGAATGGttttccaaattttgaaggaaataacaataatttaGATTCGTCAAAATTGTTATCTCAAACATTGAATAGAAGGTTAAGTGAGAGTTATAAGTTATTTCTGAATGGTCAGAATGATGGAGGATTACTAAATGAGACTTTGGAAGCTTATTGCAGAGAAAGGAAGAACCAGGCTCAACAGGCTttagagaagaaaaagCATGAACTTGAACAGATGAATATGGAAATCCAAAAAATCAATCACGAATTACAGGAAGGAGAGTTATTGCTCCAAAGAAATCACACGCTTTCTCAGGATTTGTTAAAAATGGAACATGCTGTTGGTCAATGTCAAAATTCTATTCGACAAATGGAAAATTCTTGTAATGAtactgaaaatattttgaacaTAAAAAAGAAGGAGTTGAGAGATATCGAggatgaaattgaaaagcTTCAAAAGAGAATTGCCAATCAAGGAATACAAAGGGATGATGTTTCAAGAGTTTATCAGGATATGAAAGTCAAAAGACAAACAATACGTAATTTAAGGAcagaaagagaaaatacTGAAAAGGAAAACTGGGAGATTGAATTATCTATTGAGGAACATTCAactaatttatataatttaagtCGAGCTTGGAATAGTATATATCAagaaattacaaatattacCTCAAATGATATAAGAACTAATGAAGTTTGTTCATTCAATTTGCTTCAACCtttatctttaaatatttcatattCTGGAAGCAATGATAAATCTCAAGGAGTCGATGGAATCATTGGACAGAATTGGAGTAACATGAAACATAGTTGCAAAAGATGTATTGTTGAAGTTGAAATGTGGAAGAGAAAACTGAAAACTCAAGAAGTACAATTCAGTGAAATAATGAAGAGTACAAAAGATActataattcaaaagaaacAGGCATGTGATGCTTTGGAGAAAAAGATCAAAAATTTGGATGGAGATTTATCAGTCTGTGACAAAAGGGAGATGAGGCAATTAGAacaaattcaagaaaaagtAAAGAGTTATAAGGCAGAGTTTGAACGTAACAAAGATGAAGCTCTAAAAAGGTTGGAGAAGGCAAAGAGTCGTATTATTCAACTTGAACAACAAAGCAATCTTCAAGAAAGCCATTCtagaaatgaaattattcaatGCAAACAAGTTATTCAGTCAGATGCTGAGGCAATTTTTAAACTTAAAGAGTATATTATCCaaaatctttcaaattcacTTAATTCGATTtctaatttgaaaaatcaaGTAAAACTGAGGAATAATTCTAAGTTAATTGAAGTTGAAAAATGGAAAAAGTaa